In Listeria monocytogenes, the following proteins share a genomic window:
- a CDS encoding penicillin-binding protein 1A → MDKFKQQLIKYLKLFFGFIGKWISKGWQKFRRFWKNKHIGKIFLLAGLVFLLSFIIYLVIVAKSADIDALKKGLESATIIYDKDGDKAGELSSTDATFVSIDKISKNLQNAVVSIEDRKFYEHKGFDLKGIARAGVNLVTSGGISGGGSTITQQLAKNALLTQEQTFTRKAKEIFMAREIEKTYSKDEILEMYLNRSYFGNGEWGVENASLKYFGKSAADLNIPEAATIAGLLQAPSAYDPYNHIDKATNRRNMVLNAMVETGTITKAEGDKYKATKIVLNDQSKDPLANKYPWYVDAVINEAVNEADITQDEIMQKGYKIYTELDQNYQTSLEKVYNNDALFPSNANDGTLVQSGAVLMDPATGGIRALVGGRGEHVFRGFNRATQMKAQPGSTMKPLAVYTPALQSGYDVDSMLKDEKTTYKGNYTPTNVGGVYSGEVPMYKAVANSINAPAVWLLDQIGIDKGVKSVEKFGITVPEKDRTLGLALGGMSKGASPVEMATAYATFANNGAKPESHIITKIVDPSGNTVYENVPKTKQIISETVSNEMTSMLLDVINTGTGQSAAVSGHEMAGKTGSTQVPFDDTSGTKDQWFVGYTPNLVGAVWMGFDKTDREHYLTTTSSAGVSSLAHYVMNSGLQYQKSADFSTKSAAQETAAKKEEEEKEKNSGSDFWSGVKEKADEAGESIKKGADKVKEFGGKVSDGIGNLIDSIGN, encoded by the coding sequence ATGGACAAATTCAAACAGCAACTTATTAAATACTTAAAATTATTCTTTGGTTTTATAGGAAAATGGATTAGCAAAGGATGGCAGAAATTTAGACGTTTCTGGAAAAACAAACATATCGGAAAGATTTTTCTACTCGCTGGACTTGTATTTTTATTAAGTTTTATCATTTATCTTGTTATAGTAGCAAAATCTGCCGACATAGACGCGCTTAAAAAAGGTTTAGAGTCAGCCACGATTATTTATGATAAAGATGGCGACAAAGCGGGAGAACTTTCTTCCACAGATGCAACATTTGTATCGATTGATAAAATCTCTAAGAATTTACAAAATGCGGTAGTTTCTATTGAAGATAGAAAATTTTATGAACATAAAGGTTTTGACTTGAAAGGGATTGCTCGGGCTGGCGTTAATTTAGTCACTAGCGGAGGGATTTCTGGTGGTGGTAGTACGATTACGCAGCAACTTGCCAAAAACGCGCTACTGACACAAGAACAAACCTTTACACGAAAAGCCAAAGAAATTTTTATGGCTCGTGAAATTGAAAAAACCTACTCAAAAGATGAAATTTTGGAAATGTACTTAAACCGCTCTTACTTTGGTAACGGAGAGTGGGGCGTCGAAAATGCTTCATTAAAATATTTTGGTAAATCAGCAGCAGACTTAAACATACCAGAAGCTGCGACAATCGCCGGACTACTTCAAGCTCCAAGTGCATACGATCCTTACAATCATATTGACAAAGCAACGAATCGCCGCAACATGGTATTAAATGCGATGGTCGAAACAGGAACCATTACAAAAGCAGAAGGCGACAAATATAAAGCGACAAAAATAGTTTTAAATGATCAATCAAAAGATCCGCTTGCGAATAAATATCCGTGGTATGTCGATGCAGTTATCAACGAAGCTGTAAATGAAGCAGATATCACGCAAGATGAGATTATGCAAAAAGGATATAAAATCTACACAGAATTAGATCAAAACTATCAAACTTCTTTAGAAAAAGTATACAACAATGATGCGCTTTTCCCTTCCAATGCAAATGATGGCACATTGGTTCAATCAGGAGCTGTCCTAATGGATCCAGCTACTGGTGGAATCAGGGCACTTGTTGGTGGACGGGGAGAACATGTCTTCCGTGGTTTCAACCGAGCGACTCAGATGAAAGCACAACCAGGTTCCACAATGAAGCCACTTGCGGTATACACACCAGCGCTTCAATCTGGTTATGATGTAGACTCCATGCTAAAAGATGAAAAAACAACTTACAAAGGCAATTATACTCCGACCAATGTCGGTGGCGTTTATAGCGGAGAAGTTCCAATGTATAAAGCTGTAGCCAACTCCATTAATGCTCCGGCTGTTTGGTTACTTGATCAAATTGGTATCGATAAAGGCGTAAAATCTGTCGAGAAATTCGGAATTACAGTTCCCGAAAAAGATAGAACTCTCGGACTTGCGCTTGGTGGTATGAGTAAAGGTGCTTCACCAGTCGAAATGGCAACAGCCTATGCAACATTTGCTAATAATGGGGCTAAACCAGAATCCCATATTATTACTAAAATAGTGGATCCATCAGGCAATACAGTATATGAAAATGTTCCTAAAACAAAACAAATTATTTCAGAAACCGTTTCTAATGAAATGACTTCTATGCTTTTAGATGTTATTAATACAGGGACAGGTCAAAGTGCAGCTGTTTCTGGTCATGAAATGGCTGGGAAAACAGGTTCAACACAAGTACCATTCGATGATACGAGCGGCACAAAAGACCAATGGTTTGTAGGCTATACGCCAAACTTAGTTGGGGCCGTTTGGATGGGATTTGATAAAACAGACAGAGAACATTACCTAACTACGACAAGTTCTGCTGGTGTATCTAGTCTTGCCCACTACGTAATGAATAGCGGTTTACAGTATCAGAAATCCGCAGACTTTAGTACGAAGAGCGCTGCACAAGAAACCGCAGCGAAGAAAGAAGAGGAAGAAAAAGAGAAGAATAGCGGCAGCGACTTTTGGAGTGGCGTGAAAGAAAAAGCTGATGAAGCTGGAGAATCAATCAAAAAAGGTGCCGATAAAGTAAAAGAGTTCGGTGGAAAAGTTTCTGATGGCATTGGAAACTTAATCGACTCAATAGGTAATTAA
- a CDS encoding hemolysin family protein, producing the protein MILTIKFLIIALLIAISAFFVATEFAIVKMRPSRLDQLIAEKDKRAVLARHIYNHLNAYLSACQLGITISSLGLGWLGESTVEAALHPLFSLMELPQSAITILSFTIAFLFITFLHVVVGELVPKTLAIDKTEAVALAVARPLHIFYKVMFPFIWILNGSAVFIARLFGLEPASEHEIAHTEDELKIIVGESYKSGEINQSEFRYVNKIFDFDERMAKEVMIPRTEIVTVDTGSTIGELSDIMQNERYTRYPVIDGDKDHVIGVLNLKEILSAYVEHGSNPSFSIDPYVKPIIRVIETIPIKELLFRMQRERSHIAILLDEYGGTSGLVTVEDIVEEIVGDIRDEFDADEIPEIRKIKDGHFIVDAKLLIDEVNNILGTEIEEEEVDTIGGWFLTQNYEVEVGDEIDYDGFIFRVKQGEPHHIEYIEIIKKTND; encoded by the coding sequence TTGATATTAACCATTAAATTTTTAATTATAGCTTTACTTATTGCTATATCAGCGTTTTTCGTGGCAACGGAATTTGCGATTGTTAAAATGCGACCGAGCCGTTTAGACCAATTAATTGCGGAGAAAGATAAACGAGCGGTTCTCGCTAGACATATTTACAACCATTTGAACGCTTACTTATCAGCCTGCCAACTTGGGATAACGATTAGTTCCCTTGGACTTGGTTGGTTGGGGGAATCTACGGTAGAAGCGGCGTTACATCCGTTATTTAGCTTAATGGAACTTCCGCAATCAGCTATTACGATTCTATCCTTCACGATTGCCTTTCTATTTATCACATTCTTGCACGTAGTTGTTGGAGAACTTGTACCGAAAACACTGGCGATTGATAAAACAGAAGCAGTTGCACTTGCGGTAGCTCGTCCACTGCATATTTTTTATAAAGTGATGTTCCCGTTCATTTGGATTTTAAATGGTTCTGCGGTTTTCATCGCGCGCCTTTTTGGTTTAGAACCTGCTTCTGAACATGAAATTGCTCATACCGAAGACGAATTAAAAATAATCGTCGGCGAAAGTTATAAGAGTGGTGAAATCAACCAATCAGAATTTCGTTATGTGAATAAGATTTTTGATTTTGATGAACGAATGGCGAAAGAAGTTATGATTCCGCGAACAGAGATTGTGACTGTTGATACAGGATCTACAATTGGAGAATTATCCGATATTATGCAAAATGAACGCTATACGCGCTATCCGGTTATTGATGGCGATAAAGACCACGTTATCGGCGTACTTAATTTAAAAGAAATTTTGTCAGCATATGTTGAGCATGGATCTAATCCAAGTTTTAGCATTGACCCTTACGTAAAACCAATTATTCGAGTAATTGAAACAATTCCGATTAAAGAATTACTTTTCCGGATGCAGCGTGAACGTTCCCATATCGCGATTTTACTTGACGAATATGGTGGTACTTCTGGACTTGTTACGGTTGAAGATATTGTAGAGGAAATCGTGGGTGATATTCGTGACGAATTTGATGCCGATGAAATTCCAGAAATTCGCAAAATCAAAGACGGTCACTTTATTGTGGATGCGAAACTTCTTATTGATGAAGTAAATAATATTTTAGGTACTGAAATTGAGGAAGAAGAAGTCGACACAATTGGCGGCTGGTTCTTAACGCAAAATTATGAAGTAGAAGTTGGGGACGAAATTGATTACGATGGATTCATTTTCCGCGTAAAACAAGGCGAACCTCATCATATTGAATATATCGAAATCATCAAAAAAACAAATGATTAA
- a CDS encoding FAD-dependent oxidoreductase — protein sequence MKFNSMFSPIDIGPMKVPNRFVVSPMCNNYANTDGTLSDTSLAYYKERALGGFGLITFEATVVDVRAKGGANKACLYSDHQIASFKRVIDVCHDAGAKISVQLQHAGPEGNSKVSGFPLKAASAIASAAGRNTPEAISREELYELIELYGEAALRAKKAGADAVEVHCAHGYLVSSFLSARTNKRVDEFGGCFENRMRLPRLIIESIRKRVGHSIAILCRINSTDGVEGGLSVQDSATVAAYLEDCGLDGLHVSRSVHIRDEYMWAPTVLHAGFSSDLVTQIKRAVSIPVITVGRFTEPHYAELMVREGRADLVAFGRQSLADPETPNKAAAGKLDELLPCIACLQGCVANMYAGKPITCLVNPLLGRESEAYLPKTPSKKVVVVGGGVGGLYAGWMAGSRGHDVTVYEASDMIGGQMRLAAYPPGKGDLTNMVRSYIKKCEQFDVEIKTNTPVTLELIQEVAPDAVIIATGATPLVLPIPGIEDAGLIHAVDLLDGKEKCGQKVLVVGGGMVGSETAAFLGEAGHDVTVVELRDEVGADVISEHRKFLMRDFDEYKIKSVTNAKVTSFFEDGVTYSLADNKEQRVDGFDSVVLAMGSRAYNPLEEAIKTIVPETYVIGDAVRARRALDATKEALDAVLQL from the coding sequence TTGAAATTTAATTCGATGTTTTCACCTATTGATATCGGGCCGATGAAAGTGCCCAACCGATTTGTCGTATCGCCAATGTGTAACAACTATGCAAATACAGATGGAACTTTATCAGATACTTCCCTCGCTTACTATAAAGAACGAGCACTTGGAGGTTTTGGACTTATTACTTTTGAAGCGACCGTTGTAGATGTACGTGCAAAAGGCGGAGCAAATAAAGCTTGCTTATATAGCGACCATCAAATTGCTAGTTTTAAACGAGTGATTGATGTATGTCATGACGCTGGAGCAAAAATTTCTGTTCAATTGCAGCACGCTGGACCAGAAGGTAATTCCAAAGTTTCTGGTTTCCCTTTAAAAGCAGCTTCGGCAATCGCCTCTGCTGCTGGGCGAAACACACCGGAAGCCATTTCACGAGAAGAGCTTTATGAATTGATCGAGCTATACGGAGAAGCTGCTTTACGCGCGAAAAAAGCTGGCGCCGATGCGGTTGAAGTTCACTGCGCACATGGTTATCTAGTAAGTAGTTTCTTATCCGCACGGACGAACAAACGTGTAGATGAGTTTGGTGGCTGTTTTGAAAACCGAATGCGATTACCTCGGCTTATTATTGAAAGTATTCGTAAACGTGTCGGTCATTCCATCGCAATTCTTTGCCGAATTAATAGCACGGATGGTGTGGAAGGTGGACTAAGTGTTCAAGATAGCGCAACAGTTGCAGCTTATTTAGAAGATTGTGGTTTGGATGGTTTGCATGTTTCTCGTAGCGTCCATATTCGTGATGAATACATGTGGGCGCCAACCGTCTTGCATGCAGGATTTAGCTCTGATCTTGTAACACAAATTAAACGCGCTGTTTCTATTCCTGTAATTACTGTGGGTCGTTTCACAGAGCCGCATTACGCGGAATTAATGGTTCGTGAAGGCCGCGCTGACTTGGTTGCTTTCGGGCGTCAGTCTTTAGCAGATCCAGAAACACCAAATAAAGCTGCAGCAGGAAAACTAGACGAATTACTTCCTTGTATTGCTTGTCTTCAAGGTTGTGTGGCTAACATGTATGCCGGAAAACCAATTACTTGTCTAGTAAATCCATTACTCGGACGTGAATCCGAAGCTTACTTACCAAAAACGCCAAGTAAAAAAGTGGTTGTTGTTGGTGGCGGCGTTGGTGGACTTTATGCCGGATGGATGGCTGGATCCCGTGGTCATGATGTGACAGTTTATGAAGCATCAGATATGATTGGCGGTCAAATGCGCTTAGCTGCCTATCCTCCTGGTAAAGGCGACTTAACAAATATGGTTCGTAGTTACATTAAAAAATGCGAACAGTTTGATGTCGAAATTAAAACAAACACACCTGTAACATTAGAACTTATTCAAGAAGTTGCACCAGATGCTGTCATTATTGCAACTGGCGCGACTCCACTAGTTTTACCAATCCCAGGTATCGAGGACGCAGGATTGATTCATGCTGTTGACTTACTGGATGGAAAAGAGAAATGTGGTCAAAAAGTTCTAGTTGTAGGTGGCGGTATGGTTGGTAGTGAAACAGCTGCATTTTTAGGTGAGGCTGGTCATGATGTTACCGTTGTAGAGCTTCGCGATGAAGTCGGGGCAGATGTCATTTCTGAGCACCGTAAGTTTCTTATGCGTGATTTCGATGAATATAAAATCAAAAGTGTTACTAATGCAAAAGTAACGAGTTTCTTTGAAGACGGAGTAACCTATTCCCTAGCTGACAACAAAGAACAGCGGGTTGATGGTTTTGACTCTGTAGTTCTAGCAATGGGATCAAGAGCCTATAATCCGCTAGAAGAAGCTATTAAGACAATTGTACCGGAAACCTATGTTATCGGTGATGCTGTACGCGCACGCCGCGCGCTCGACGCAACGAAAGAAGCACTTGACGCTGTATTACAATTATAA
- a CDS encoding LysR family transcriptional regulator has product MNLHHLRYFVTLAHMEHYTKTAEKLLITQPSLSHAISSLEQELGIPLFEKEGRNIGLSKAGKVFLDYVEESLDMIDAGVATTKKAANGEGQIDLAFLQTLGTSLIPKLVQEFLQTEPEKQIDFIFHTGVSIDIIQGLKEKKFDIGICSKLENERNIHFTPIAKQELVLIVPKSHPLAEKDWIDLIETVDYPHIAFSKKSGLRPIIDELFRKIGADYQIAYEIEVDQVIAGMVAQNFGIAVVPNMPILNYVDVKVLPIRSPNWERFFYLAVAKNQTLTPAAEKFKQFMLAHRI; this is encoded by the coding sequence ATGAATTTACACCATTTACGATACTTCGTCACACTGGCGCACATGGAGCATTACACAAAAACAGCTGAAAAATTGCTAATTACACAACCAAGTTTAAGTCACGCAATTTCGTCATTAGAACAAGAATTAGGTATCCCTTTATTTGAAAAAGAAGGGCGGAATATAGGGTTAAGTAAAGCTGGCAAAGTATTTCTTGATTATGTGGAAGAGTCCTTAGATATGATTGATGCGGGTGTCGCGACGACAAAAAAAGCGGCGAATGGGGAAGGGCAGATTGACTTGGCGTTCTTGCAAACACTTGGCACGTCTCTAATACCAAAGCTTGTTCAAGAATTTCTCCAAACCGAACCAGAAAAACAAATCGATTTTATTTTCCATACAGGTGTTTCGATTGATATCATTCAAGGCCTAAAAGAAAAGAAATTTGATATTGGTATTTGTTCTAAACTTGAAAATGAAAGAAATATTCACTTTACACCAATTGCCAAACAAGAATTAGTGCTCATCGTCCCTAAAAGCCATCCGCTTGCTGAGAAAGACTGGATTGATTTAATCGAAACGGTAGATTATCCGCATATCGCATTCTCGAAAAAAAGTGGTTTGCGTCCAATTATCGATGAGTTATTCAGAAAAATTGGCGCCGATTATCAAATCGCATATGAAATTGAAGTGGATCAAGTCATTGCCGGTATGGTCGCGCAAAACTTTGGAATTGCTGTAGTTCCGAATATGCCGATTTTAAATTATGTAGATGTCAAAGTCTTACCAATTAGAAGCCCAAACTGGGAGCGATTCTTTTATCTCGCAGTCGCGAAAAACCAAACATTAACGCCAGCAGCAGAGAAATTCAAACAATTTATGTTAGCGCATCGTATATAA
- a CDS encoding MFS transporter, with amino-acid sequence MNAKRFYPTAIALYFTYFIHGIGVSILGQYKQDFAGVWGADKLSDGTFDVSMVIAVIAALGLGRLLTLPISGPFSDKFGRKPSALIGVGLYAVYFIGLAFAPNMYIAYAFAFVGGAANSFLDTAVTPSVLEIFTKNGAIANMFTKFSISIGQFVLPFAIGMVAAANMSFRTLFVITMVLIVIDGLIIAFMPFPPMNNNVGGEKAKPEKMKFNATSWAIIGIGFTCTSTFQLWLNCNQELGKLYGMADPSKIQSFYSLGTMCAILITAVLVKKFILPVRILILYPAIATLMLLIIYIVQTPTICLIGGFVIGYAAAGGVLQLAVSTANEFFPTNKGKITSIVMISSSLANYIVLNVASYITKAGGIEGPKYVLLFNVAITVIGILLAIFVNMRYKNESKIATK; translated from the coding sequence ATGAACGCAAAGAGATTTTATCCAACAGCAATAGCACTTTATTTTACTTATTTTATTCACGGTATTGGGGTATCCATTCTAGGCCAATACAAACAAGATTTCGCTGGAGTATGGGGAGCAGATAAGCTTTCTGATGGCACTTTTGATGTTAGTATGGTTATCGCAGTTATCGCCGCACTTGGCTTAGGACGCTTACTAACACTACCAATTTCCGGACCTTTTTCAGATAAATTTGGACGTAAACCTTCCGCATTAATCGGTGTTGGGTTATACGCAGTTTATTTCATCGGTCTAGCATTTGCACCAAATATGTATATCGCTTACGCTTTCGCTTTTGTCGGAGGAGCTGCGAACTCATTCTTAGACACAGCCGTAACACCTTCTGTTCTAGAGATCTTCACAAAAAATGGCGCAATTGCCAACATGTTTACTAAATTCTCTATCTCTATCGGGCAATTCGTATTACCTTTTGCAATCGGTATGGTTGCGGCGGCAAATATGTCATTCCGTACACTATTCGTTATTACAATGGTCTTAATCGTTATTGACGGCTTAATCATCGCATTTATGCCATTCCCTCCAATGAACAATAATGTTGGCGGTGAAAAAGCAAAACCAGAAAAAATGAAATTCAATGCAACTAGTTGGGCTATTATCGGTATTGGTTTTACTTGTACCTCTACTTTCCAACTATGGCTAAACTGTAACCAAGAACTCGGAAAATTATACGGCATGGCTGATCCAAGTAAAATTCAATCATTCTATTCACTAGGAACTATGTGCGCAATTTTAATTACCGCTGTTCTCGTGAAAAAATTTATTTTACCAGTTCGAATTCTAATCCTTTATCCAGCAATTGCTACACTAATGCTATTAATTATTTATATCGTACAAACACCGACCATTTGTTTAATTGGTGGATTTGTTATCGGATACGCAGCTGCAGGTGGAGTTCTACAACTAGCTGTATCGACTGCCAATGAATTTTTCCCAACGAACAAAGGGAAAATCACTTCGATTGTTATGATTTCTTCCAGCTTAGCAAACTACATTGTTTTAAATGTTGCAAGTTATATTACTAAAGCTGGTGGTATCGAAGGTCCGAAATATGTGTTATTATTCAATGTAGCGATAACTGTTATTGGTATCCTACTAGCAATCTTTGTCAACATGCGTTACAAAAACGAATCTAAAATTGCAACGAAATAA
- a CDS encoding cation diffusion facilitator family transporter yields MDGYNDLKKAEKAAFLSIFAYLFLAVLKIVAGQLGNSDALLADGLNNTTDIVASVALLIGLRISRIPPDADHSYGHRRTETISSLIASIIMFLVGVQVIWSSIVHIIEKEFATPSMLTAVVALFSGVFMYAIYLYNHRLAKKLDSQAVRAAAYDNRSDAFVSFGAFIGIIGVVLGVPWLDSVTAFLVGILIVYTAIKIFYDAAHTLTDGFDVSKLETIHDLIASVPDVKKVIDIKARMNGNRIWIDATIAVDPELNVVKSHEITEIVEQKIRNEYEGAFTLVHIEPFFE; encoded by the coding sequence ATGGATGGATACAACGATTTAAAAAAAGCAGAGAAAGCGGCATTTTTAAGTATTTTTGCTTATTTATTTCTTGCGGTTTTAAAAATAGTTGCTGGGCAATTAGGAAATTCTGATGCCTTGCTTGCAGATGGTTTGAATAATACGACTGATATCGTTGCCTCTGTTGCACTTTTAATCGGCCTTAGAATTTCTCGTATTCCACCTGACGCGGATCATTCTTATGGGCACAGGCGGACAGAAACTATCAGCTCCTTAATTGCTTCTATCATTATGTTTCTAGTTGGTGTACAAGTTATTTGGAGTTCCATCGTTCATATTATTGAAAAAGAATTTGCAACTCCTTCTATGTTAACTGCTGTCGTTGCTCTCTTTTCTGGTGTTTTTATGTATGCCATTTATTTATATAATCATCGGCTTGCGAAAAAACTTGATAGCCAAGCGGTGCGAGCTGCTGCATATGATAATCGTTCCGACGCCTTTGTTAGTTTTGGTGCGTTTATCGGGATTATTGGCGTTGTTCTTGGTGTTCCTTGGCTTGATTCCGTGACGGCCTTTTTAGTAGGTATTTTAATTGTTTACACTGCGATCAAAATATTCTATGACGCTGCACACACACTGACAGATGGCTTTGATGTTTCAAAACTTGAGACAATTCATGATTTAATTGCTTCCGTACCTGATGTCAAAAAAGTCATTGATATTAAAGCGCGAATGAACGGCAATCGAATTTGGATTGATGCTACTATCGCCGTAGACCCAGAGCTGAATGTGGTTAAAAGTCATGAAATCACCGAAATCGTTGAACAAAAAATTCGTAATGAGTACGAGGGTGCTTTCACTTTGGTTCACATTGAACCATTTTTTGAATAA
- the aroE gene encoding shikimate dehydrogenase, with protein MENRISGTTRLLGLIGTPIDHSKSPIMYNYSFQKAGLDYAYLAFDTPIQKVADTIKAIRTFNLRGANVTMPCKSEVLKHMDDLSPAARMIGAVNTIVNEDGKLTGHITDGLGFIANLRDASVDVTGKKMTIIGAGGAATAIQVQCALDGAKEITIFNIKDAFYDKAKQTVASIKQEVPHCIVHIYDLNDTEKLNAEIATSDILVNATLVGMHPNEHETPISNTSVFRKELIVTDIIYNPKKTQLLLDAEAAGCKTVGGLGMLLWQGAEAYKLFTGKDMPVSEVRDLYFN; from the coding sequence ATGGAAAATAGAATTTCAGGAACGACTAGGCTTCTTGGCTTAATTGGGACACCCATAGACCATTCAAAATCTCCAATCATGTATAATTACAGTTTTCAAAAAGCGGGTTTGGATTATGCTTACCTAGCCTTTGACACACCTATCCAAAAAGTTGCAGATACTATTAAGGCAATCAGGACATTTAATCTTCGTGGTGCAAATGTAACCATGCCTTGTAAAAGTGAAGTTTTAAAACACATGGATGACCTTTCCCCTGCCGCACGGATGATTGGCGCTGTTAACACTATCGTAAATGAAGACGGGAAACTAACTGGGCATATCACAGACGGCCTTGGTTTTATTGCAAATTTGCGAGATGCTAGTGTAGATGTTACCGGCAAAAAAATGACTATAATTGGTGCTGGTGGCGCGGCTACAGCAATCCAAGTCCAGTGCGCACTTGATGGGGCCAAGGAAATCACCATTTTTAATATTAAAGACGCTTTTTATGACAAAGCGAAACAAACCGTTGCTTCTATTAAACAAGAAGTCCCACATTGCATCGTACATATTTATGATTTGAACGATACAGAAAAACTAAATGCGGAAATTGCCACTAGTGATATCCTTGTAAATGCAACACTTGTCGGCATGCATCCAAATGAACACGAAACACCTATCAGCAATACATCTGTTTTCAGAAAAGAACTTATCGTCACAGATATTATTTACAATCCTAAAAAAACACAACTTCTGCTAGATGCGGAAGCTGCTGGTTGTAAAACGGTTGGCGGATTAGGAATGCTTTTGTGGCAAGGCGCTGAAGCATACAAATTATTTACCGGTAAAGATATGCCAGTTTCAGAAGTAAGAGATTTATATTTTAACTAA
- a CDS encoding low molecular weight phosphatase family protein, whose protein sequence is MTQKLIYFLSQTHIRSAIAEAWAKRLSLSNVKFISGSWHKSKSTPFIAEALNEFAIEPPESLSYSPSSELLADADLIVTIYDSAHETAPKFPANIQEKIIYWDIDDPEQEIALPKKWASYQEVCDNIALSVKNLEHVLIEA, encoded by the coding sequence ATGACGCAAAAGCTGATCTACTTTTTATCACAAACGCATATTCGAAGTGCCATTGCTGAAGCCTGGGCGAAAAGACTTTCACTTAGCAATGTCAAATTCATTAGCGGTTCTTGGCATAAATCCAAATCAACACCATTTATTGCAGAAGCGTTGAATGAGTTTGCAATTGAGCCACCTGAAAGCTTGTCTTATTCTCCTAGCTCAGAACTACTGGCAGATGCTGATCTCATTGTAACAATTTATGATTCTGCACATGAAACTGCACCAAAATTTCCAGCTAACATACAAGAAAAAATTATTTATTGGGACATTGATGATCCAGAACAAGAAATAGCGTTACCAAAAAAATGGGCGAGTTATCAAGAAGTATGTGATAACATTGCCTTATCAGTAAAAAATTTAGAGCACGTATTGATAGAGGCTTAG
- a CDS encoding sugar phosphate isomerase/epimerase, translating to MTNANGNLKKCPITISSYTLGTEVSFPKRVKVAAENGFDGIGLRAENYVDALAAGLTDEDMLRILDEHNMKVTEVEYITQWGTAEDRTAEQQKKEQTTFHMARLFGVKHINCGLLEKIPEEQIIVALGELCDRAEELIIGLEFMPYSGVADLQAAWRVAEACGRDNAQLICDTWHWARANQTAESIKNVPADRIVSIQLCDVHETPYKELREESLHDRLAPGEGYGDTVGFAKILKEHGVNPRVMGVEVISDSMVETGLEYAAIKVYNATKKVLDEAWPEISPR from the coding sequence ATGACAAATGCAAATGGCAACTTAAAAAAATGCCCCATCACGATCAGCTCTTATACACTTGGAACGGAGGTATCTTTTCCTAAACGAGTGAAAGTTGCTGCGGAAAACGGTTTTGACGGAATTGGCTTGCGTGCAGAAAACTATGTAGATGCACTAGCTGCCGGATTAACGGATGAAGACATGTTGCGGATTTTAGACGAGCATAACATGAAAGTAACAGAAGTGGAGTACATAACCCAGTGGGGAACCGCCGAAGATCGTACAGCAGAACAACAAAAAAAAGAGCAAACAACTTTCCACATGGCGCGATTATTCGGCGTCAAACATATTAATTGTGGTTTGCTTGAAAAAATCCCTGAGGAACAAATCATCGTCGCACTTGGTGAATTATGTGACCGCGCAGAAGAATTAATTATTGGTTTAGAATTTATGCCATATAGCGGCGTAGCAGACTTACAAGCAGCTTGGCGAGTAGCAGAAGCATGCGGCCGAGATAATGCGCAACTTATTTGTGACACGTGGCACTGGGCTAGAGCAAATCAAACAGCAGAATCTATCAAAAACGTTCCCGCTGATCGGATTGTTTCTATCCAACTATGCGATGTCCACGAAACACCTTACAAAGAACTTCGTGAGGAATCACTTCATGATCGTCTAGCTCCCGGAGAAGGCTACGGAGATACGGTCGGTTTTGCAAAAATTTTAAAAGAACATGGTGTAAATCCACGTGTGATGGGAGTCGAAGTTATCTCAGACTCTATGGTAGAAACTGGTTTAGAATATGCTGCTATTAAAGTATACAATGCTACAAAAAAAGTTCTAGATGAGGCATGGCCAGAGATTTCTCCACGGTAA